In Chitinispirillales bacterium, one DNA window encodes the following:
- a CDS encoding DEAD/DEAH box helicase: MTYNPNNPLIIQSDGTILLEVNNPKFTCARDLLSSFAHLEKSPEHVHSYSITPLSLWNAKAIGLVADNIISALEDYTKYTIPANVIKDIKDISERFGKINMVKFSDGRLSLESDDKDLLSQLVKNPSIIDIVEIDGDTVIVEPKFRGILKQKFIDLNFPVNDIAGFVDGEDYNIKMLEIGKDNIPFVLRNYQKSAVDSFIGNDNLRGTSGVVVLPCGAGKTIVGIKTMEKISKKTLILVTNITAAHQWKREILNRTNLNEDEIGEYSGEQKEIKPITIATYQILTYRRDKEEDFMHFGIFNSQDWGLIIYDEVHLLPAPVFKFTAEIQARRRLGLTATLIREDNLQTNVFALIGPKKFDVPWKDLEKDGWIATAKCVEIRVDLDEYSKIGFLSLTKREQVRVAYENKNKISVVADLLKKHKGEKILILGQYINQIDEHGKKFNAPVIKGNMKNSERDALYEKFRNGDLNVLVLSRVGNMAVDLPDANVAIQISGMFGSRQEEAQRLGRILRPKRNSSQAIFYSVVTRDTVELEFAMKRQIFLAEQGYPYEIVYM; this comes from the coding sequence ATGACATACAACCCAAATAATCCGCTAATAATTCAGAGTGACGGCACTATTTTATTAGAAGTTAACAACCCAAAATTCACATGCGCCCGCGATTTACTTTCAAGTTTCGCACATTTGGAAAAAAGTCCGGAACACGTTCATTCGTATTCCATAACTCCACTTTCGCTTTGGAATGCAAAAGCCATAGGACTTGTTGCCGACAATATAATTTCCGCCCTTGAAGATTACACTAAATACACTATTCCGGCAAATGTAATAAAAGACATTAAAGATATAAGCGAGAGGTTCGGAAAAATAAATATGGTAAAGTTTTCGGACGGACGGCTTTCATTGGAATCAGACGATAAAGATTTACTTTCACAATTAGTAAAAAACCCTTCTATTATTGATATTGTAGAAATTGATGGTGATACCGTAATTGTTGAACCAAAATTTCGCGGGATCTTAAAACAAAAATTCATTGATTTGAATTTTCCCGTCAATGATATTGCGGGATTTGTCGACGGCGAGGATTATAATATAAAAATGCTTGAAATCGGCAAAGATAATATACCGTTCGTTTTACGTAACTATCAAAAATCTGCAGTGGATTCATTCATAGGAAACGACAACTTACGCGGAACAAGCGGTGTCGTGGTACTTCCATGCGGTGCAGGAAAAACTATCGTCGGAATAAAAACTATGGAAAAAATTTCAAAAAAAACACTGATTTTAGTTACCAATATAACTGCGGCGCACCAATGGAAGCGCGAAATACTAAATCGTACAAATCTTAATGAAGACGAAATCGGCGAATATAGCGGAGAACAAAAAGAAATTAAACCGATAACCATCGCAACTTATCAAATTTTGACTTACCGTAGAGATAAAGAAGAAGATTTTATGCATTTCGGAATTTTCAACTCACAGGATTGGGGATTGATAATTTACGACGAGGTTCATTTACTTCCCGCTCCTGTATTTAAATTCACGGCGGAAATTCAGGCGAGACGACGACTCGGACTTACCGCGACGCTCATTCGCGAGGATAATTTACAGACAAACGTTTTTGCATTAATCGGTCCGAAAAAATTTGACGTCCCTTGGAAAGATTTGGAAAAAGACGGTTGGATCGCAACGGCAAAATGTGTAGAAATACGTGTGGATTTAGACGAATATTCAAAAATCGGTTTCTTGTCTTTAACAAAACGCGAGCAAGTAAGAGTAGCATACGAAAATAAAAACAAAATATCGGTCGTTGCCGATTTACTTAAAAAACACAAAGGGGAGAAAATCCTGATTCTTGGACAATATATAAATCAAATTGACGAACACGGCAAAAAATTTAACGCACCCGTAATTAAAGGTAATATGAAAAATTCGGAACGTGACGCTCTTTACGAAAAATTTCGCAACGGCGACTTAAACGTACTTGTTTTATCGCGAGTAGGAAATATGGCGGTAGATTTACCGGACGCCAATGTCGCGATTCAGATTTCCGGGATGTTTGGAAGCCGTCAAGAAGAAGCTCAGCGACTTGGAAGAATACTGCGTCCTAAGCGAAACAGTTCGCAAGCGATTTTTTATTCAGTAGTAACACGCGACACCGTAGAACTTGAATTTGCGATGAAAAGACAGATATTTCTTGCCGAGCAGGGCTATCCTTACGAAATTGTTTACATGTAA
- a CDS encoding OmpA family protein yields the protein MKKILTMGLIFAVIIISNVAATPDPDETKSISKFGQVGLWNTLSAQTLGFGRLSFQVYGNHSMDKKFIKNIYRYGYYMDNVDGELTLIDSKGLYSDPSLKIPDYARETFNVSLSYGITRYLDLAVMVPVYIDWMGNTEFKSYPDDEYFWPGDKTSKTIGGIGDIDISVKFQYPPYPHRKFFEMAYYGALTIPSGRQGAGYFPRHLYYTDKRSESGVYHFYTSNNTEIDMKMLWTWDFREMSDVFPVLFHFNYGLRWTLQWINEHVFYLNSGLEVRPAEWVSIFVDFSAEPRFGSIQQEQTWKVVKDDSNIGDHPEFRNKYEINEYNRSLKSDPMRISPGVAFLTPSGLTISAGVDLSLSNKKGFYYGDLATFDESAQQNVLIETAVEPKVAFAASIGWNGLMVKRQTIVPDSPIAEPEPICDTVRIIDTVYVDRIDTLEVEVEKAPKPIPTYTITASVAAGQGTITPVGVNVVKEGTMVIYSFGPAEGFSIEQVTVNGENQGALAQYTFASVMSNQIITVSFKQDPVTVVEVIEMPAPAPVAIEIPREGLILRGVNFQTGKATLTGGSYDALDAVIKSLRDWPEVKLEIQGHTDNVGKREANMKLSQQRAETVMKYFINQGVPANRLKAVGYGPDVPIAENDTPAGKELNRRVELKRID from the coding sequence ATGAAAAAGATTTTGACAATGGGATTAATTTTCGCTGTTATTATTATCTCGAATGTAGCGGCTACCCCCGATCCGGACGAAACGAAAAGCATCAGTAAATTCGGTCAAGTGGGATTGTGGAATACGTTGTCTGCACAAACTTTAGGTTTCGGCAGGCTGTCGTTTCAGGTTTACGGCAACCATTCAATGGATAAAAAATTCATCAAAAATATTTACCGATACGGTTATTATATGGATAATGTAGATGGTGAACTTACTCTAATCGACTCTAAAGGTCTTTATTCCGATCCGAGTTTGAAAATTCCCGATTACGCAAGAGAAACGTTTAATGTAAGTTTGAGTTACGGTATAACGAGATACTTGGATTTGGCCGTTATGGTTCCGGTTTATATCGACTGGATGGGAAACACGGAGTTTAAAAGTTACCCTGATGATGAATATTTTTGGCCCGGCGATAAAACGTCTAAAACAATAGGCGGAATCGGCGACATTGATATCTCGGTGAAATTTCAGTACCCCCCATATCCGCACAGAAAATTTTTTGAAATGGCTTATTATGGAGCTCTCACTATCCCGAGCGGACGACAAGGAGCGGGATATTTCCCTAGACACTTATATTATACAGATAAACGTTCCGAATCCGGTGTATATCATTTTTATACGTCAAATAATACGGAAATAGATATGAAAATGCTTTGGACATGGGATTTCAGAGAAATGTCCGATGTTTTCCCCGTTCTTTTTCACTTCAATTACGGACTGCGTTGGACGCTTCAGTGGATAAATGAACACGTATTTTATCTTAACAGCGGTCTTGAAGTTCGACCGGCCGAGTGGGTAAGTATTTTTGTAGATTTCTCGGCGGAGCCTCGTTTCGGCAGTATTCAGCAAGAACAAACCTGGAAAGTCGTGAAAGATGATAGTAATATTGGGGATCATCCTGAATTCCGCAACAAGTACGAAATAAACGAATACAATAGAAGTTTGAAAAGCGATCCGATGCGTATTTCTCCCGGAGTTGCTTTTTTAACTCCCAGCGGACTTACGATAAGCGCCGGCGTTGACCTTTCTTTGTCGAATAAAAAAGGTTTTTATTATGGCGACTTAGCGACTTTTGACGAGTCGGCGCAACAAAACGTTCTCATAGAAACGGCGGTAGAACCGAAAGTCGCTTTTGCAGCGTCCATAGGTTGGAACGGACTTATGGTTAAACGTCAAACCATTGTTCCGGACAGTCCAATAGCGGAACCGGAACCGATTTGCGATACCGTTCGTATTATAGATACGGTTTATGTTGATAGAATTGATACGCTTGAAGTAGAAGTCGAAAAAGCTCCGAAACCTATCCCGACATATACAATTACCGCTTCCGTTGCGGCTGGTCAGGGAACGATTACCCCTGTCGGCGTGAATGTCGTAAAAGAAGGAACTATGGTAATTTATTCGTTCGGTCCGGCAGAAGGATTTTCAATTGAGCAAGTGACCGTTAACGGTGAAAATCAGGGTGCGTTGGCGCAATATACTTTTGCAAGCGTTATGTCAAACCAGATTATTACGGTTTCGTTTAAACAGGATCCGGTTACCGTAGTCGAGGTTATCGAAATGCCAGCTCCTGCGCCGGTCGCTATTGAGATACCAAGAGAAGGACTTATATTGAGAGGAGTCAATTTCCAAACCGGAAAAGCGACTCTTACTGGAGGTTCTTACGATGCGCTTGATGCGGTTATCAAGTCGTTACGCGACTGGCCCGAAGTTAAACTTGAAATTCAAGGACATACCGATAATGTCGGTAAACGCGAAGCGAATATGAAATTATCGCAGCAAAGAGCGGAAACGGTTATGAAGTATTTCATTAACCAGGGCGTTCCGGCAAACCGTCTCAAAGCGGTCGGATATGGTCCAGACGTTCCTATTGCAGAAAACGATACGCCTGCCGGAA